A segment of the Sphingobacterium oryzagri genome:
TTTTAACGAGTCATAAATTAGGATAAAGAAATGGCACATAAAAAAGGTGCGGGTAGTTCCAAGAACGGCCGTGAGTCACATAGCAAGAGATTAGGTATTAAGATTTTCGGTGGTCAACTAGCTATTGCTGGTAACATCATCGTTCGTCAACGTGGTACATTACACAACCCTGACGCTAATGTTGGCGTTGGTAAAGACCATACATTATATGCGTTGGTTGACGGTACTGTTGTTTTCCGTAAGAAAGCAAACAATAAATCTTATGTATCCATAGTTCCTCTCCCTGCTGAGCAAAACTAATAAGGTTTATACCTAAAAAATTTAAGACCGTGAAGATATACTTCACGGTTTTTTTGTTTTATATGATGTGGATTGTTATGTAGGTGAAGTAAAGGAATAAGCTAATCTCCCTGGAGAGGATGAAGTTATCAAAAGTTTATTTTTATTTTCCTTGTGTACTGCTGTACGCTGTGGAAGATAGCGCCGAACAGATTTGCCGCTGCAGGGCTTATTCTAAATGGTTACTAAAAAATAGCACCGTTCGCATAAAGAGGGATTAAAAAAATAATTTATTACACTTAGCGCAATAAGCCTAATGTTTACGCTTGACTCTTCATCTGGCGTGTTCCCCGCATATACAAATATATACCCATTAAAAATACCGGAAAGCAAGCATATAAAAAGTATGATTTTATGCTCATCGCATGTGTTGCCGATGCTCCGAATTGCGCCAGGTAAGTAAAACATAAGACGAAACTTAGCGCGATAAGTGATTTTCCGAGTGTATTCATCTTTTTATAAGTTTTATTTTTATGTAATTTACTGAAAAGGGGTAGTTTTCGCAAAGTTGTTTTGTGAACTCTCTTCCTATTTTCGCTTCGTGCGGTTTTTTTGGCATATTTTGTTTGACAATTGGTGCTTTGAGTCGATTATTGTTCTATGTCTATAGATTTTGCGTGAATATTATAGCGTTTTGGATGGGTTGCTGCGTGTTTATACGGTTTTTGCTCGTTTTTGTATTCTCACTTATATTCCTTTGCAATTTCGATCGATAATCCATTGTACCTAGCGGAACAAATAAGTATCTTTAATAGGGGAATAAGTACGACTGAAAACTGATAGGATTTAACACCGATATTTGCTGAGTTTTGCCGAAGATGAAAAACAAGACTACCATAAAACTACCGTTAACGGACATCGAAAAAGCAAATTTGAGAAAGAACAAAATCAAAATTGCAGACCTTCTCGATTTCGCGACAGACGAATTAGGAATGTTGCTAAATGTTACAACGGAACGAGCCAAAGAAATTTATGCGTTAGCAGAATTTCAAACCGTTCCGTCAATCGGAATAAAATTTGCCGAAGACCTTGTCTTTTTAGGATATCATGCACTCAAAGAATTGAAATATCATGACGGTGCAAAACTTACAGACGAATACGAACAGAAAAAAGGTTATTGGGTTGACCCTTGCGTTGAAGACCAATTTATATTAGTCGTATATGTTGCAAACACCAACGATACGAAGAAAACATGGTGGGACTTTACCGAAGAACGTAAAAAGTTTCGCACGGAAAATGGTTATCCGAAAAGCAGACCTGAAAAAGCCTGGTTTGAAACATCAGCATAGGCAGGTAAAAACAAAAAATAGCGGTTAACGCGGGCTTATGGTTAGCCGAAGTCGTAAGAAAGCCTAGCAAAGCAATCCAGCCATTTACTACTCTTCACCTAATTTTCGTGTTTTTAGAACGTAAATCGTCTGTATTTTTCGATCAAAATCTGTTTAAATAAAGAGTATTTCTCCACGCAGCTGCGAGGTTCCTATCCATACGTCAACTTGTTAAAAGTCATTACAGCCGGGCGGCGTATGATAGCGATAATATGTAATTATTTAAAGAAAGGGTCACTATTTACCTGGTAAAGCCTGTGTCATATTCCAAATCAACACGATTGTTACTTCAATTATAAATTGGTTTCGTTTACATTTGTTGTAACACATGATAACTGCTAGTCGAGAGATGCAACACCTCGCATCATTTGACTAATGCTGAATTGGATCTTGAAAAAGTAATTTCCATGAAATTTAAAAACATTTTCCTGTACGCCTTGGGAGCCATGTTACTACTTTTCGGTAATCGTGCGCTTTGGGATGAGCTGCAAGCAGAGCGATTGGCTAACAAGCAACGTGAACGGATTGCGGCACAGGCAGCTGAGGCAGCAGCCAAAAGCTTTGAGGTGCAAAAACTCGCATTCGACTCTACGACAAAGAAGTTTTACAATCCGCATCCCTATTTTCAGTTGATCAATGCCAGTTATGTCAATTTCAAGGCGCTGAACCGAGGGAAGAAAACAACGATAGAACTTGATGATGACGAATATGCTTCAGACAGCAACTAAGCCATATATCGCCCAGACTCGTTCGCTTTTCTATTGCCAGTGCAAGATTAAAGTGCCGTTGGCATGTGGCGAAACATGTTTAGATGATTGTTTTGCCCTTATGGAAGAAGTGGATCGACGGTATAATTCTTATCAAGCGGGTTCCTACTTTGACCAGATTAATACAGGGGCAGGGCAGTGGGTGCCGGTTGATGCTACGACGATTGCGATCCTGCAATCCGTAAAAAAAGTTTCTGCACTTACCGACGGTGCTTACGCAATCAGTAGTATGCCTCTGCTACAACTGTGGGGATTTTATCAAAAAGATAACCAACAGATTCCGTCGGCAACTGCCCTGAGAGATGCGCTGGCAAAGGTTAACGATGCGGCCATCGAAATCGATTCGCTGAGTAATCACGTACGTATACCACATGGGCAACGCCTGATAACAGGTTCTTTTGCCAAAGCATTGGCTGTAGACCGCGTGGTAGCCCATCTTCGGAAAACGGGCGTTACCGATGCGATCATTAATGCTGGCGGAAGCTCTATCTTTGCGATAAACGATGCAACGCATCCGCAATGGCATGTGCAGGTTCCCGATCCGCTTACACAAACGTCTGTTCGCTTGCCGTTAACGAATAGCTGCTTAAGCCTTTCCGGCAAAATAAACAATCATATACATATCGACGGAACGTGCTATAGCCATATTGTACACGGCAAAAGCGGCTGGCCGGCGGGCACAAGCCAGGTATTGTTGTGCACAACGGAAGCTTTTTTGGGTGATGTGCTCTCTACAGCTGTTTTTGTTGTGGCGCCTGCAGATCGCGATCAGGTTTTGGCTAAGCTTGCACAGGAATTTTCTTTTCACTACCGCCGCATAGAAGAAAACGGTGATCAAATACAAAGTACATGCTTTTCATACCCTCGCTAAAAAAGAAAACGAAGCATATGGAGATCGGTGTTTTGCCTGATCCGGCTTTGCTGTACTTACCCTTAGCAACTTATCAAGGCGATATGGACGTTGTCGTGGATGCAGGACAGTCGGTTACGATGTATCAGTTGGTTGCAGCCTCGAGCGGTACTTTTGCAGCAACGATACATGCGCCGGTATCCGGAGAAGTGCTTGGTGTAACCGAAATTGCCGCCGAGCGTTATCTGACAATAAAAAATGATTTTTGCTATACCGAAAAAGCACTTACGGTTCCGGATACGGCAGCATGGACGAGTGAAGACTTTTTACAATATCTTTTATACGCCGGAATCGAAGGAAGTGGCGGAGCGCGTTTTCCGACGCATTTGAAGTATCGCGTAGCTCCATCAACAATCAAAACTTTTATCATCAATGGCGCCGAATGTGAGCCTTACCTCAGTGCCGATTACATATTGATGAAAACAGCGGGAGCAAAATTGATGGCGGTTTTGCAAATCATCCAACGCATGCTTATGCCCGATGAGATTGTTCTAGCCATAGAGCAGCAACATAAAGAACTGGCTGTGCCGCTTGCGCAAATGGCCAAGCAATTCGGTCTGGACATCGCGCTAAAAATATTGCCCAATACCTATCCGCAGGGAGGTGAGTTACAATTGATCAAATCTGTAACGGGCATAGAAATCGCGAAAGGATCAATTCCTGCTCATCATGGTATGATCGTTAGCAATGTTGGAACGCTGTGGGCAATGGCCGGAGCTTTTTTGGAAGGCAAACCGTATACTGAACGAATTATTACGGTTTCGGGAAATCGAAGCAGAACATTGGGCAACTACCGCGTGAAAATCGGTACACCGCTTGGTCATATTTTAAGAGAAACGCAGCATGAATGGAACCAGCAAGCACAAACCGTAATCTTGGGCGGCCCGATGATGGGGCGAGCAGCCGTGAGTCCGTTGCAACCTATTCATAAAGGCGTCGGTGGACTATTGCTGCTTGAAAATGCCGATCCTCAACAAATGAACTGCATTGCCTGCGGCTACTGTGTTGATGCCTGTCCGCAACACCTGATGCCACTAGAATTTGTGCGGCATAATCAGGAAGAAGATCTACATCAATTAAAAGCTTTCCATTTGGAGGATTGTATCGCTTGCGGCGCTTGTGCATACGTCTGCCCGAGTGATGTGCCGCTGATGTACCATATACAAGTTGGTAAAGAAAAATTGCGACAGGAAAGGAGTGATACTTCTGTATGAGATTACACCCGCACATCACACAGCGGTATAATACCGTACAATTTGTTATGCTCGACGTGCTGCTTGCTTTATTGCCGATCATGTGCATTGCCTGGTTGGCGTATGGTGAGCTAGCCCTAAATATTTTTGCGACGGCTGTGGGCGCTGCAATTGTGACTGAATTTTTATTTTCTGGCATCTTATTAAAACGATGGCGCAGCGTATTTGATGGATCTGCAATCGTTACAGCTATTTTGCTCGCGTGCACGTTATCACCGCTAACGCCTTGGTATGTGGTTGCATTTGGAGCATTTGCTGCGATACTTTTTGGGAAAATAGTTTGGGGCGGCTTGGGTAAAAATCGATTTAACCCGGCATTGGTAGGTCGTGAATTTATGGCGGTGTTCTTTTCTTCCATTATGCTGTCTCCACATATCTGGACGACGAACGGATTGGTGCAAACGGCAACAAGTACGTTTTTTCCGATGGCAGCAGATGCTTATTCGGAGGTTTACTTGCAAAGTTTGGTTTACAAAACGGGTGGTGCCCTTGGCGAATATTCCATAGTGGCCTTATCGCTTGGCGGTTTCTATTTGTTGCTCCGAAACCGTATCTCCTGGCATATTCCGCTTGCGCTTTTAACAGTTTTTATCGCTCTGTTCTGGCTGGTGCCCGCTGCGGGCGGTCGTCAGTTTTCCCTGGCAGGCGTGCTGCTCGGCACGTTGTTTATGGCAACAGATATGCCGTCTAGCCCAACGACCGCTCGGGGAAAAGTCTATTATGGCGGCATGATCGGTTTAGTCGCTTTCCTGTTTATTTTGGGCAATGTCCGTTTCGAATACATGTCATATGCCATTTTATTATTAAATGGATTTTCCGATCGGATTAGTTATACGTTTCAGCCACGCGTTTGGGGGCGATCGACGGATTGGAAGCAACAGGTGGAAAAAATCTTTGTGCTCACGTTAAGCATCTTCGCCGTAACCCTGGCCGTGCTTAGTTTGTATTATTACAACCTGACGGCCTATGTCGTTTATCTATATATACTATACATTATTTTCAAGTTCAATTTTTCGTTACATAAAAAAGTAAATAACCCGGTTTAAATTAGAAGATATGAAATACATAATTGCCCTGATCACTGTGGTATTTTTCCTGTTCGGATGTCAGGAAAAGGAAATTAAGCAGGTTGTTTATGAAGGCACTGCAAAGCAAGCTATTTTAGATAATATGCTTAGCAGACGGGCCATTCGTCAATATACAGCACAGCAAGTTAGCAGGGAACAACTCGATACGATTATGAAAAGCGCGATTTTTGCGCCTAGCGGACTAAACAAGCAGCCCTGGGAAATACGCGTATTGCAAAATCCGGATATCTTG
Coding sequences within it:
- a CDS encoding RnfABCDGE type electron transport complex subunit D, whose product is MRLHPHITQRYNTVQFVMLDVLLALLPIMCIAWLAYGELALNIFATAVGAAIVTEFLFSGILLKRWRSVFDGSAIVTAILLACTLSPLTPWYVVAFGAFAAILFGKIVWGGLGKNRFNPALVGREFMAVFFSSIMLSPHIWTTNGLVQTATSTFFPMAADAYSEVYLQSLVYKTGGALGEYSIVALSLGGFYLLLRNRISWHIPLALLTVFIALFWLVPAAGGRQFSLAGVLLGTLFMATDMPSSPTTARGKVYYGGMIGLVAFLFILGNVRFEYMSYAILLLNGFSDRISYTFQPRVWGRSTDWKQQVEKIFVLTLSIFAVTLAVLSLYYYNLTAYVVYLYILYIIFKFNFSLHKKVNNPV
- a CDS encoding FAD:protein FMN transferase — translated: MMTNMLQTATKPYIAQTRSLFYCQCKIKVPLACGETCLDDCFALMEEVDRRYNSYQAGSYFDQINTGAGQWVPVDATTIAILQSVKKVSALTDGAYAISSMPLLQLWGFYQKDNQQIPSATALRDALAKVNDAAIEIDSLSNHVRIPHGQRLITGSFAKALAVDRVVAHLRKTGVTDAIINAGGSSIFAINDATHPQWHVQVPDPLTQTSVRLPLTNSCLSLSGKINNHIHIDGTCYSHIVHGKSGWPAGTSQVLLCTTEAFLGDVLSTAVFVVAPADRDQVLAKLAQEFSFHYRRIEENGDQIQSTCFSYPR
- the rpmA gene encoding 50S ribosomal protein L27, which produces MAHKKGAGSSKNGRESHSKRLGIKIFGGQLAIAGNIIVRQRGTLHNPDANVGVGKDHTLYALVDGTVVFRKKANNKSYVSIVPLPAEQN
- the rsxC gene encoding electron transport complex subunit RsxC → MEIGVLPDPALLYLPLATYQGDMDVVVDAGQSVTMYQLVAASSGTFAATIHAPVSGEVLGVTEIAAERYLTIKNDFCYTEKALTVPDTAAWTSEDFLQYLLYAGIEGSGGARFPTHLKYRVAPSTIKTFIINGAECEPYLSADYILMKTAGAKLMAVLQIIQRMLMPDEIVLAIEQQHKELAVPLAQMAKQFGLDIALKILPNTYPQGGELQLIKSVTGIEIAKGSIPAHHGMIVSNVGTLWAMAGAFLEGKPYTERIITVSGNRSRTLGNYRVKIGTPLGHILRETQHEWNQQAQTVILGGPMMGRAAVSPLQPIHKGVGGLLLLENADPQQMNCIACGYCVDACPQHLMPLEFVRHNQEEDLHQLKAFHLEDCIACGACAYVCPSDVPLMYHIQVGKEKLRQERSDTSV
- a CDS encoding helix-hairpin-helix domain-containing protein, which produces MKNKTTIKLPLTDIEKANLRKNKIKIADLLDFATDELGMLLNVTTERAKEIYALAEFQTVPSIGIKFAEDLVFLGYHALKELKYHDGAKLTDEYEQKKGYWVDPCVEDQFILVVYVANTNDTKKTWWDFTEERKKFRTENGYPKSRPEKAWFETSA